One Echeneis naucrates chromosome 1, fEcheNa1.1, whole genome shotgun sequence DNA segment encodes these proteins:
- the toporsa gene encoding topoisomerase I binding, arginine/serine-rich a: MSAIKIGLQQSQKGGRRKRFEAMSAEVSPDSKCPICLDIFNNISYLDLCLHKFCFRCIHEWSKNKAECPLCKQPFNSIYHSIKSEQEFKKYDLQPIENGSFGTFGGVRFRYRTTLTGLHRQMRGRTSPPPDNGIMFEASANAQQQQQGRYIRRMMMRLAAKRRAASEGRAVDSVREQEMINFRRELYRQGVRVRTVRDGGRSRDTSAEFYRRNPACLHRLVPWLKRELTVLYGSHGSLVNIVQHIIMSRLTCYDVEDEAIKEELRPFIQGRTEHFLHEFTSFAKSPFNMQAYDQHAVYDYPAPSSNEDSSSNSSVIAISEDEERSVELDLPRDSMSNLSQSVWDDETPGPSYSTTAEQNRAEHLSVLDSDSDSSLEEETQKFGASPQQMSPHNQTNITQGEINNEECLSSCSDDCFIVGFVKPTAERTPELVQLSSDSNESSSVDTKEVPLLSQHIRFSSLSPPASQSSDPSGAGRSENGDTDQCYQLDSQERSSSSTSAWHKTSSKSDRKATNQDFDGNERCRKRNCSKDKDHRRWRRKSRSRECKYSTRSPARSQSSVSIVSRERGYSNSSGRDFYSKGVSNYKKRDSYQSYQSYRHYSQDRNESGMHYTERRSYYYSSRKYSDRHSNSRSRSCSRDSWRQDRRYSRSISSSRSPSTKRRSHHDKPGGKRKYKTRHLEEPSKSTLSESFEGASSTFTKHNKKSKEKHRKKSKERSRKTSRSLSVELINEENSNERSRRHHKKKKKRKKKSKRHKGNEHAEKLSPTVITIDSDSDSFVNDSIIQASSTNKDNPTNETTEAPVTPVTPPFLV; this comes from the coding sequence ATGTCAGCAATCAAGATTGGCCTGCAGCAAAGCCAGAAGGGTGGAAGAAGGAAACGCTTTGAAGCAATGTCTGCAGAGGTGTCACCAGACTCCAAGTGTCCCATCTGTTTGGACATCTTTAACAACATCTCTTACCTGGACCTCTGCCTGCACAAGTTCTGCTTCCGTTGTATCCATGAGTGGTCTAAGAACAAAGCTGAGTGCCCTTTATGCAAACAGCCATTTAATTCAATCTATCATAGTATAAAATCTGAACAAGAATTTAAGAAGTATGATTTGCAGCCGATAGAAAATGGCTCCTTTGGAACTTTTGGGGGAGTACGTTTTAGATACCGTACAACCCTTACCGGGCTCCATCGACAAATGCGTGGAAGGACTTCCCCACCTCCAGACAACGGAATAATGTTTGAAGCCTCAGCAAATgctcaacaacagcagcagggcCGTTACATCCGGCGCATGATGATGAGGCTCGCAGCCAAGAGGAGAGCTGCGAGTGAGGGCAGGGCAGTGGACAGTGTCAGAGAGCAGGAAATGATAAACTTCAGGAGGGAACTATACCGACAAGGAGTGAGGGTTCGTACTGTGCGGGATGGTGGCCGCTCACGAGATACATCAGCTGAGTTCTATCGAAGAAATCCTGCCTGCCTACATAGACTTGTCCCTTGGCTAAAAAGAGAGCTCACTGTGCTGTATGGGTCCCATGGTTCTTTGGTCAACATAGTTCAGCACATTATTATGTCACGCTTGACATGTTATGATGTGGAGGATGAAGCTATTAAGGAAGAGCTCCGGCCATTCATCCAGGGGCGCACGGAGCACTTTCTGCACGAATTTACAAGCTTTGCAAAGTCCCCCTTCAATATGCAGGCCTATGACCAGCATGCTGTGTATGACTATCCAGCCCCTTCCTCAAATGAAGACAGCAGCTCAAACTCATCTGTAATAGCTATTTCAGAGGATGAGGAGCGCTCTGTGGAGCTGGACCTCCCACGAGACTCCATGTCTAATCTGAGTCAATCTGTGTGGGATGATGAGACCCCTGGGCCATCTTATTCCAcgacagcagagcagaacaggGCAGAGCACCTGTCAGTCCttgactcagactcagacagcAGTTTGGAGGAGGAGACTCAAAAATTTGGGGCTTCTCCACAGCAAATGAGTCCCCataaccaaacaaacataactCAGGGTGAAATTAACAATGAAGAGTGTTTGTCTTCATGCAGTGATGACTGTTTCATTGTAGGCTTTGTCAAGCCAACAGCAGAGAGGACTCCTGAACTGGTTCAGCTCTCCTCTGACTCTAATGAGTCTAGCAGTGTTGATACCAAGGAAGTTCCTCTCTTATCTCAACACATTCGCTTCTCCAGTCTCAGTCCTCCAGCTTCACAGAGTAGTGATCCAAGTGGTGCTGGACGGTCAGAAAATGGAGACACAGACCAATGTTACCAGTTAGATTCACAGGAAAGAAGTAGCTCTTCAACATCTGCCTGGCACAAGACATCTAGTaagtcagacagaaaagccACAAATCAGGATTTTGATGGTAATGAGAGATGTAGGAAGAGGAACTGTTCAAAAGACAAAGAtcacaggaggtggaggaggaagtccAGAAGTAGGGAGTGCAAGTACTCTACCAGGAGCCCAGCTCGCTCCCAGAGCAGTGTCAGTATTGTATCCAGGGAAAGAGGCTATTCTAACAGCAGTGGCAGAGATTTTTACTCTAAAGGTGTCAGTAATTATAAAAAGAGGGACAGCTATCAGAGCTATCAGTCATATAGACATTATAGCCAGGACCGAAATGAAAGTGGTATGCATTATACCGAGAGGAGGTCTTACTATTACAGTAGTCGAAAGTATTCAGATAGGCACTCAAACTCCCGCtccaggagctgcagcagagactcATGGAGACAGGATAGGAGGTATTCTAGATCTATCTCCAGCAGTCGCTCCCCTTCCACAAAAAGGAGATCCCACCACGATAAGCCTGGTGGAAAGAGGAaatacaaaacaagacatttggaGGAACCTTCCAAAAGCACACTTTCCGAATCATTTGAAGGGGCTTCTTCCACATtcacaaaacataacaaaaagagcaaagagaagcatcgaaaaaagtcaaaagaaagGTCAAGAAAGACGAGCAGGAGCCTCAGTGTGGAGCTTATCAACGAGGAAAACTCAAATGAACGCAGCAGACGGCACcataagaaaaagaagaaacgcaagaagaaaagcaaaaggcaCAAGGGTAATGAGCACGCAGAGAAGCTCTCACCCACTGTCATCACCATTGATAGTGACAGTGATTCTTTTGTCAATGACAGTATCATCCAGGCAAGCAGCACTAATAAGGACAACCCCACAAACGAAACCACTGAAGCTCCAGTTACCCCTGTCACTCCTCCCTTCCTGGTGTAG
- the mtap gene encoding S-methyl-5'-thioadenosine phosphorylase isoform X1, giving the protein MQNVFVHNIQPALLNCILHLQTAKLKVEIGIIGGSGLDDPDILEGRTERYVDTPYGKPSDALILGKIKNVECVLLARHGRQHTIMPSNVNYQANMWALRDEGCTHILATTACGSLREEIQPGDIVIIDQFIDRTTKRAQTFYDGQPSSPPGVCHIPMAEPFCNRTREILVEVARSLSIKCHMRGTMLSIEGPRFSSHAESLMFRQWGADVINMTTVPEVVLAKEAGLCYASIAMATDYDCWKEHEEVVCVDNVLKTMKENANKASSILLTAIPQISQMDWVQTIKTLKSIAQSSVMLPKH; this is encoded by the exons atgcaaaatgtttttgtacatAATATCCAACCTGCTTTACTTAATTGTATTTTGCACCTTCAAACAGCAAAACTAAAAGTGGAA ATTGGAATTATTGGTGGTTCAGGTCTTGATGATCCCGACATCTTGGAGGGAAGGACTGAACGTTATGTCGATACACCATATGGAAAG CCATCAGATGCCCTGATACTTGGGAAGATAAAAAATGTGGAATGTGTGCTCCTTGCAAG GCATGGGAGGCAGCACACCATAATGCCATCCAATGTGAATTACCAGGCCAATATGTGGGCACTGAGAGACGAGGGCTGCACACATATATTGGCTACCACGGCTTGTGGCTCACTCCGCGAGGAGATTCAGCCCGGAGACATTGTCATCATTGATCAGTTCATTGATAG GACTACAAAAAGAGCTCAGACTTTTTATGATGGACAGCCCTCCAGTCCTCCAGGCGTCTGTCACATCCCCATGGCTGAGCCTTTTTGCAACAGGACAAGAGAG ATTTTGGTGGAGGTGGCGCGTAGTCTGAGCATCAAGTGCCACATGCGAGGGACTATGCTATCCATCGAGGGGCCCCGCTTTTCCTCACACGCTGAAAGCCTGATGTTTCGCCAGTGGGGTGCTGACGTCATCAATATGACCACTGTGCCAGAGGTGGTCCTAGCCAAGGAGGCAGGCCTGTGCTATGCCAGCATCGCTATGGCAACAGACTACGACTGTTGGAAAGAACACGAGGAGGTG GTTTGTGTTGACAATGTATTGAAGACGATGAAGGAGAACGCTAACAAAGCCAGCAGTATCCTGCTGACTGCAATACCCCAGATTAGTCAAATGGACTGGGTTCAGACAATCAAGACTTTGAAA TCAATCGCACAATCTTCAGTAATGTTACCAAAACACTAA
- the mtap gene encoding S-methyl-5'-thioadenosine phosphorylase isoform X4 has product MASTMPVKIGIIGGSGLDDPDILEGRTERYVDTPYGKPSDALILGKIKNVECVLLARHGRQHTIMPSNVNYQANMWALRDEGCTHILATTACGSLREEIQPGDIVIIDQFIDRTTKRAQTFYDGQPSSPPGVCHIPMAEPFCNRTREILVEVARSLSIKCHMRGTMLSIEGPRFSSHAESLMFRQWGADVINMTTVPEVVLAKEAGLCYASIAMATDYDCWKEHEEVVCVDNVLKTMKENANKASSILLTAIPQISQMDWVQTIKTLKGH; this is encoded by the exons ATGGCTTCCACGATGCCTGtcaag ATTGGAATTATTGGTGGTTCAGGTCTTGATGATCCCGACATCTTGGAGGGAAGGACTGAACGTTATGTCGATACACCATATGGAAAG CCATCAGATGCCCTGATACTTGGGAAGATAAAAAATGTGGAATGTGTGCTCCTTGCAAG GCATGGGAGGCAGCACACCATAATGCCATCCAATGTGAATTACCAGGCCAATATGTGGGCACTGAGAGACGAGGGCTGCACACATATATTGGCTACCACGGCTTGTGGCTCACTCCGCGAGGAGATTCAGCCCGGAGACATTGTCATCATTGATCAGTTCATTGATAG GACTACAAAAAGAGCTCAGACTTTTTATGATGGACAGCCCTCCAGTCCTCCAGGCGTCTGTCACATCCCCATGGCTGAGCCTTTTTGCAACAGGACAAGAGAG ATTTTGGTGGAGGTGGCGCGTAGTCTGAGCATCAAGTGCCACATGCGAGGGACTATGCTATCCATCGAGGGGCCCCGCTTTTCCTCACACGCTGAAAGCCTGATGTTTCGCCAGTGGGGTGCTGACGTCATCAATATGACCACTGTGCCAGAGGTGGTCCTAGCCAAGGAGGCAGGCCTGTGCTATGCCAGCATCGCTATGGCAACAGACTACGACTGTTGGAAAGAACACGAGGAGGTG GTTTGTGTTGACAATGTATTGAAGACGATGAAGGAGAACGCTAACAAAGCCAGCAGTATCCTGCTGACTGCAATACCCCAGATTAGTCAAATGGACTGGGTTCAGACAATCAAGACTTTGAAA GGCCATTAA
- the mtap gene encoding S-methyl-5'-thioadenosine phosphorylase isoform X3, with protein sequence MASTMPVKIGIIGGSGLDDPDILEGRTERYVDTPYGKPSDALILGKIKNVECVLLARHGRQHTIMPSNVNYQANMWALRDEGCTHILATTACGSLREEIQPGDIVIIDQFIDRTTKRAQTFYDGQPSSPPGVCHIPMAEPFCNRTREILVEVARSLSIKCHMRGTMLSIEGPRFSSHAESLMFRQWGADVINMTTVPEVVLAKEAGLCYASIAMATDYDCWKEHEEVVCVDNVLKTMKENANKASSILLTAIPQISQMDWVQTIKTLKSIAQSSVMLPKH encoded by the exons ATGGCTTCCACGATGCCTGtcaag ATTGGAATTATTGGTGGTTCAGGTCTTGATGATCCCGACATCTTGGAGGGAAGGACTGAACGTTATGTCGATACACCATATGGAAAG CCATCAGATGCCCTGATACTTGGGAAGATAAAAAATGTGGAATGTGTGCTCCTTGCAAG GCATGGGAGGCAGCACACCATAATGCCATCCAATGTGAATTACCAGGCCAATATGTGGGCACTGAGAGACGAGGGCTGCACACATATATTGGCTACCACGGCTTGTGGCTCACTCCGCGAGGAGATTCAGCCCGGAGACATTGTCATCATTGATCAGTTCATTGATAG GACTACAAAAAGAGCTCAGACTTTTTATGATGGACAGCCCTCCAGTCCTCCAGGCGTCTGTCACATCCCCATGGCTGAGCCTTTTTGCAACAGGACAAGAGAG ATTTTGGTGGAGGTGGCGCGTAGTCTGAGCATCAAGTGCCACATGCGAGGGACTATGCTATCCATCGAGGGGCCCCGCTTTTCCTCACACGCTGAAAGCCTGATGTTTCGCCAGTGGGGTGCTGACGTCATCAATATGACCACTGTGCCAGAGGTGGTCCTAGCCAAGGAGGCAGGCCTGTGCTATGCCAGCATCGCTATGGCAACAGACTACGACTGTTGGAAAGAACACGAGGAGGTG GTTTGTGTTGACAATGTATTGAAGACGATGAAGGAGAACGCTAACAAAGCCAGCAGTATCCTGCTGACTGCAATACCCCAGATTAGTCAAATGGACTGGGTTCAGACAATCAAGACTTTGAAA TCAATCGCACAATCTTCAGTAATGTTACCAAAACACTAA
- the mtap gene encoding S-methyl-5'-thioadenosine phosphorylase isoform X2: MASTMPVKIGIIGGSGLDDPDILEGRTERYVDTPYGKPSDALILGKIKNVECVLLARHGRQHTIMPSNVNYQANMWALRDEGCTHILATTACGSLREEIQPGDIVIIDQFIDRTTKRAQTFYDGQPSSPPGVCHIPMAEPFCNRTREILVEVARSLSIKCHMRGTMLSIEGPRFSSHAESLMFRQWGADVINMTTVPEVVLAKEAGLCYASIAMATDYDCWKEHEEVVCVDNVLKTMKENANKASSILLTAIPQISQMDWVQTIKTLKVSCQLDSESFPLIESLEKL, encoded by the exons ATGGCTTCCACGATGCCTGtcaag ATTGGAATTATTGGTGGTTCAGGTCTTGATGATCCCGACATCTTGGAGGGAAGGACTGAACGTTATGTCGATACACCATATGGAAAG CCATCAGATGCCCTGATACTTGGGAAGATAAAAAATGTGGAATGTGTGCTCCTTGCAAG GCATGGGAGGCAGCACACCATAATGCCATCCAATGTGAATTACCAGGCCAATATGTGGGCACTGAGAGACGAGGGCTGCACACATATATTGGCTACCACGGCTTGTGGCTCACTCCGCGAGGAGATTCAGCCCGGAGACATTGTCATCATTGATCAGTTCATTGATAG GACTACAAAAAGAGCTCAGACTTTTTATGATGGACAGCCCTCCAGTCCTCCAGGCGTCTGTCACATCCCCATGGCTGAGCCTTTTTGCAACAGGACAAGAGAG ATTTTGGTGGAGGTGGCGCGTAGTCTGAGCATCAAGTGCCACATGCGAGGGACTATGCTATCCATCGAGGGGCCCCGCTTTTCCTCACACGCTGAAAGCCTGATGTTTCGCCAGTGGGGTGCTGACGTCATCAATATGACCACTGTGCCAGAGGTGGTCCTAGCCAAGGAGGCAGGCCTGTGCTATGCCAGCATCGCTATGGCAACAGACTACGACTGTTGGAAAGAACACGAGGAGGTG GTTTGTGTTGACAATGTATTGAAGACGATGAAGGAGAACGCTAACAAAGCCAGCAGTATCCTGCTGACTGCAATACCCCAGATTAGTCAAATGGACTGGGTTCAGACAATCAAGACTTTGAAAGTAAGTTGTCAACTTGACAGTGAATCATTTCCACTTATCGAGTCCTTGGAGAAGTTGTGA